The Equus quagga isolate Etosha38 chromosome 2, UCLA_HA_Equagga_1.0, whole genome shotgun sequence genome has a window encoding:
- the CUZD1 gene encoding LOW QUALITY PROTEIN: CUB and zona pellucida-like domain-containing protein 1 (The sequence of the model RefSeq protein was modified relative to this genomic sequence to represent the inferred CDS: inserted 1 base in 1 codon), producing the protein MTLSNQKGPHHICMPPAHTYTRTSSPRLVHSKPQKSPSLRELCKAVPGKSSCTASLGGSNLAETHKALILQLNPSEDCTWTLERPENKSIRIIFSNLQLDPDGSCDSENIKVFDGNSTAEALLGQVCSKNDYVPVFESSLNTLTVQIVTDAARIQRSVFIFYYFFSPGTSIPNCGGYLDALEGSFTSPNYPKPHPELAYCVWHIQVEKGYKIKLDFTEIFLEVDEYCRFDFVAVYDGSSTTSGLMGQVCGRVKPTFESSSDSLTIVLSTDYAISYRGFSASYTSIYTENVDTTSLTCSSDKMRVIINKSYLESLKXNLQLNDPTCRPKVSNVVEFSIPLDECGTIKKVEDHSITYTNVITFTASQASEVITRQKRLQIVVKCEMENNSTVEIMYITEDDIIQNQNALGRYNTSMAFFESNSFEKPILASPYYVDLNQTVFVQVSLYTSDPNLVVFLDSCITSPTSDFASPNYDLIKKGCIQDETCDVYPLSRHHARFQFNAFKFLRSLSSVYLQCEVLICDSSDHQSRCHQGCVSRRKRDISSYKWKDNSIIGPIRLKRDRSTSGNSGLQYQIHGGETQNQPFNSLYLFSFMVLALNVVIVATVIARHFVNQRTDYKYQKLQNN; encoded by the exons ATGACCCTTAGTAATCAGAAGGGTCCCCACCACATATGCATGCCCCCTGCTCACACTTACACTAGGACATCCAGTCCCCGCCTGGTACACAGCAAGCCCCAGAAGTCCCCGAGCTTACGGGAACTGTGTAAAGCTGTGCCAG GCAAATCAAGCTGTACTGCCAGCCTGGGAGGCTCCAACCTGGCAGAGACCCACAAAGCCCTGATCCTGCAACTCAATCCCAGTGAGGACTGCACCTGGACACTAGAAagaccagaaaacaaaagcatcaGAATCATCTTTTCGAACTTGCA GCTTGATCCAGATGGAAGTTGTGACAGTGAAAACATTAAAGTTTTTGATGGGAACTCCACCGCGGAGGCTCTGCTAGGGCAAGTCTGCAGTAAGAATGACTACGTTCCTGTATTTGAATCATCATTAAATACACTGACGGTTCAAATAGTCACTGACGCTGCGAGAATTCAAAGAAGTGTCTTCATATTCTACTACTTCTTCTCTCCTGGCACCT CTATTCCAAACTGCGGGGGTTACCTGGACGCTTTGGAAGGTTCCTTCACCAGCCCCAACTACCCAAAGCCACATCCTGAGCTGGCCTATTGTGTGTGGCACATACAAGTGGAGAAAGGTTACAAGATAAAATTAGACTTCACAGAGATTTT CCTAGAAGTGGACGAATACTGCAGATTCGATTTTGTTGCTGTTTATGACGGCTCCTCCACCACCTCTGGCCTGATGGGACAAGTGTGTGGCCGTGTGAAGCCCACCTTCGAATCCTCATCAGACTCCTTGACCATCGTGCTGTCTACAGATTATGCCATCTCCTACCGGGGCTTTTCTGCTTCCTACACTTCCATTTATACAGAAAATGTTGACACTA CATCTTTAACTTGCTCCTCTGACAAGATGAgagttattataaataaatccTACCTGGAATCACTTA TTAACTTACAACTAAATGACCCAACTTGCAGACCAAAAGTATCAAATGTGGTGGAATTTTCTATCCCTCTTGATGAATGTGGCACAATCAAAAAG GTAGAAGATCATTCAATTACTTACACCAATGTAATCACCTTTACTGCATCCCAAGCTTCTGAAGTGATCACCCGTCAGAAACGTCTCCAGATTGTTGTGAAgtgtgaaatggaaaataattctaCCGTGGAGATAATGTACATAACAGAAGATGACATAATACAGAATCAAAATGCACTGGGCAGATATAACACGAGCATGGCTTTTTTTGAATCCAATTCATTTGAAAAGCCTATACTGGCATCACCATATTATGTGGATTTGAACCAAACCGTTTTTGTTCAAGTTAGTCTATACACCTCAGATCCAAATTTGGTGGTGTTTCTTGACTCCTGCATCACCTCTCCCACGTCTGACTTTGCGTCTCCAAACTATGACCTAATCAAGAAGGG ATGTATTCAAGATGAGACTTGTGACGTGTATCCCTTATCTAGACACCATGCAAGATTCCAGTTTAATGCCTTTAAATTCTTGAGAAGTCTGAGCTCCGTGTATCTACAGTGTGAGGTTTTGATATGTGACAGTAGCGACCATCAGTCTCGCTGCCACCAAGGCTGTGTCTCTAGAAGGAAGCGAGACATTTCTTCATACAAATGGAAGGATAATTCCATCATAGGACCCATTCGTCTGAAAAGGGATCGAAGTACAAGTGGGAATTCAG GACTTCAGTATCAAATACATGGAGGAGAAACTCAGAATCAACCTTTCAACAGCCTTTATCTATTTTCATTCATGGTCCTTGCTCTGAATGTTGTGATTGTGGCTACAGTCATAGCGAGGCATTTTGTGAATCAGAGAACAGACTACAAATACCAGAAGCTGCAGAACAATTAA
- the LOC124235255 gene encoding protein FAM24A-like: MFCIGGGILVAMLVLIGVVICLYVQVANALKAGSLNFRLVSRVCLGPALNFPDPPDTCNKWTEKKNSNPMLVCVCLFLRAPMVPACLALKNNPAMVTQDKVATAITTGSYPNLQCCDECSLYADFDSLPPCFCDVNEGL; encoded by the exons ATGTTCTGCATTGGTGGCGGTATCCTGGTGGCCATGCTCGTGCTGATAGGTGTTGTCATCTGTCTTTACGTCCAAGTAGCCAATGCATTGAA GGCAGGGAGCCTTAATTTCAGGCTGGTGTCACGTGTTTGCTTGGGCCCAGCTCTGAACTTCCCAGATCCCCCCGACACTTGTAACAAATGGACTGAGAAGAAAAATTCTAATCCcatgcttgtgtgtgtatgtcttttcTTAAGAGCTCCAATGGTACCTGCTTGTTTGGCCTTAAAAAATAATCCAGCCATGGTCACCCAGGACAAGGTCGCCACAGCCATCACCACTGGGTCTTATCCCAACCTCCAATGCTGTGACGAGTGTAGCTTGTATGCCGACTTTGATTCCCTGCCACCGTGCTTCTGTGACGTAAACGAGGGACTCTGA